CCCTGGCTGCCGGGCCTGGCGCTGCCGGCGACGCCCTGGAACGCGCTTGGCCTGACCTTGCCGTTTCAATGGCTGGCGGTGGCGCTGGCCGAGGCGCGCGGGCTGAAACCCGAAGTCATGCGCCACGGCGCGCTCTCCGCCGAACTCGCCATCAAGACCGACACGCGGCCATGACCGGGCCCGCGGCGATCGGCATCGACATTGGCGGCACCGCCATCAAGCTCGGGCTGGTGACCGGCGAGGGCAAGGTGCTGGCCCGGCGCAGGTTCGCCTATGCCGCCATGGCGAGCTTCGATCATCTGGCCGGCATGCTGGTCGAGGCCGTCGGCGCCATGGCTGCCGAAACGAGTCACGATGTCGCGGCCATCGGCATCGCTGCGCCCGGCCACGCCAGACCCGGCGACGGGCTGATGATCGACGGCACGTCGAACGTGCCGCTGCTGCGCGACCGATCGCTTGCCGCGGCACTGAAGGATCGGCTGAACCGGCCGGTCGTGACCTTGAACGACGGCGCTGCCGCAGCCTATGGCGAACTGCACTTCGGCGCCGGGCGCGGGCTCGAGCGCTTCGTCCTGATGACCTTCGGCACAGGTGTCGGTGGCGGTGTGGTCATCGCCGGCCAGGTCATCCGCGGCAACGAGGGCGAGCCCCCCGAGATCGGCGCCATGGTGCTCGACGCCGGTGCGCGGCCCGGAACATTCGAGGCCTTCGCCAGCGCGGCGGGCTTCTCGGCAGCCTATCGCGATGCCGGGGGACCGGCCGAGGTGCCGCCGGAGCAAATCTTCGCGCGGGCGGCCGCGGGCGAGGCGACAGCGAATCTGGCGCTCGACGCGACCTGCCGACGCATCGCCCAGGCCTGCGGCACCATGATCAATCTCCTGAACCTCGAAGCCTGCCTGCTCGGCGGCGGCATCGCGGCGGCCGGCGCTCCCTTGCGTGATCGCGTCGCAAGCCATCTGACCGATTTCGCCTGGCCCTTCCTGTGTGAGCGCACCACCATCGCTGTCGCCGCCACCGGCCAGGATGCCGGGGTTCTTGGCGCGGGCGCATGGGCTTTGGATCGCCGTCTGATCGCCTGAGCTCGGGCCACCGGAACTCACGTTCCCGCGAGCGCCGGAAGTGGTCACATTTTCGTCTCCGCTCACGTGTAAACGAAGCCACGGAATAACTGGTGGGGCCGATCACATCGATTCAGTAGATCGTAGAATTATTATAATCCAAGGATACGGAGACCGAAAATGGTTGATGTAGAAGGGGCTTATGGTGCTTTCCATGAAGCCGCGAAACATTTCAGAAAAAGCACGGTTGTTGTCGACCTGACGGGGTGGGCGCGACTTGATCTGATGACTCTTGTGAACTTGTGCCGCCAGGAAGTGGACGAGGTTGGCGGATCACTGTCGCTCAGCATGGGCGACGGTGCCGTGCATCAGTTCCTGCTGCCGGAAGAAGCCGGCCATATCTCGACCCTGCTCGACGGCGTCCCCTGCACGGTCAGCGGCGGTCCGCCAGAACTGGTTCTGGCCTATCAGCCGTGATCCCCTGAACCCCGGCCTGAAATCCGGGCGGGCCATTCCGTGGCCCGCCACCGGCGATTTTTTTTGGGGCCTTCGGGAACCTTCCGGGCCCCCGGCGGTTATCTTTGTTCCATTCACCGACCGTATCGCTCCTCATCGCTTGTCCGAAATTCGCCATCACTGCCTGTCCAACGTGGCGCCGAACCGCACCCGCGGCACGGCGCGCTTTTCGTTGCGGCGCAGCCAAGGCGCGGGCCGTCCTGTGCTGCATCAGGTTTGAACATGTTCGATATTCGCCAATCCAGGATCTCTGACGACCCCTTGGCCAACCTTTGGCCGGACCATCCGGCCGGCCCTTCGGCCGATCACCTGGCCCGGCTGATCGCCGCCACACCGGCCGATTTCGCCCTCTATTTCGACGTCGACGGCACGCTCATCGATATTGCCGAAACGCCGGAACAGGTTACGGCGCCTGCCGATCTCGCCGGCGACCTCGCCGCCCTGCAACGCCGGCTCGGCGGCGCCGTGGCGGTGGTCACCGGCCGGCGCCTCGCCGAGGTCGAGGCCATCCTGGCCCCGATCCGGGTCATCGGCTCGGGCATGCATGGCCTGGAGTTCCTCGGCGTCGCGGAAACCCGGCACCAAGCCGCATCCGCGGGCGCCGTCGGACCGGAAGCGTGGGGCACGCTGCTGCCGCGCTCATTGGTCGACGGCGTGGTCAGGCTGGCCGCCAGCATCCCGGGTCTCAGGTTGGAACAGAAGGGGCCTATCCTGACCGTCCATTATCGCGAGATACCGAGCGTCGGCGCCCGGGTCGAGGCTGCCCTGGCGGTTCTGCTGGCCGATCACGGTGACGGCTACCACCTGAAAACCGGCCGGGCCGTGGTCGAGCTGATCCCCAATGGCACGTCCAAAGGCACCGCGATCGCCCGCATCATGGCGACTGCCCCTTTTGCCGGCCGCCGCCCCATCATGATCGGCGACGATCACGCCGACGAAGACGCTTTCGCGGTGGCGCGCGCCGCCGGCGGTTTCGGCCTGACGGTCGCCGGCGAACATTTCAACCGAGGTGACGAACCGTTCCGTGGCGCCGCCCATGTGCGCTCCTGGATCGCCGGCCTCAACGCGGGGCTTGCCCAATGAGCGACATGGCCCCTCCACAGCTCGCGGTCATCGGCAACAGCGCGATCGCCGCGCTGATCGACGACAAGGCGCGTGTCCTCTGGACCTGTTGGCCGAGGATCGACAGCGACCCCTTGTTCTCGGCGCTTCTCGGGGGCGCCGATCCGCAACGCGGGCTCATGTCGGTCGAGCTCGACGGCATGGTTGCCACGCGCCAGGCCTATGAGCGCAACACCGCCGTGCTCACCACGCTGATGACCGCGGCGGACGGCTCGGCCATTCGCGTCACCGATTTCGCCCCCCGCTTCAAGCAATATGACCGGATCTTCCGGCCGCCCATGCTGATGCGCCGGATCGAGCCGGTCGCCGGCAATCCGCGCATCCGCGTGCTGATGCGCCCGACCTTCGCCTATGGCCGGCTCGACGGCACGGTGGTGCCGGGCAGCAATCACGTGCGCTATGTCTCGGAAGCCGGCTCGGTGCGGCTGACCTCGGATATTCCGGTGGCCTATCTCTCGGCGGAAGCCAAATTTGCGCCGACCAAGCCGGTCACCCTGATCGTCCATGCGGACGAGACCTTCCCCAGTTCGATCGAGGAGGTCTGGTGGTCGTTCCTGCGCCAGACGCGGCAATATTGGCTCGACTGGGCGCGTTACCTGTCGGTGCCCTATGAATGGCAGGAAGCGGTGATCCGCGCCGCCATCACGCTCAAGTTGTGCTCCTGCGAGGAGACCGGCGCGGTGGTTGCGGCGCTGACCACCTCGATCCCCGAATCGCCGCGTTCCGGGCGCAACTGGGACTACCGGTTCTGCTGGCTGCGTGACGCCTATTTCACCGTCCACGCCCTCAACAAGCTCGGCGCGACGCTCACCATGGAGCGGTTCCTGGACTATGTGCGCACCGTCATCGCGACCGAGACCGGGCCGCGACTGAAGCCGGTCTATGCCATCGTGCCGGAACATTCGCTCGACGAATGGATCGCCGATGCGCTGCCGGGCTTTAATGGCGATGGACCGGTTCGGATCGGCAATGCCGCGGCCGAGCAGGCGCAGCACGACGTTGCCGGCAGCCTGATTTTGGCGGCCTCGCACATGTTCTACGACTGCCGGCTGCCGAAGATGGGCGACGCCACGCTGTTCCATGAACTGGAGGCGCTCGGCGAGACCGCCGCAGCCATGGCCTTCGAGCCCGATGCCGGGATCTGGGAATATCGCGGCCGCAAGGCGATCCACACCCATTCGGCCGCCATGTGCTTTGCCGCCTGCGACCGTCTGGCGAAGATCGCTCACAAGCTCGCCCTGTCCCAGCGCGAGACCTATTGGCAGGCCCATGCCTCGCGCATTCGCGAGACTATCCTGGCACGCGCTTGGAACGAGAAGGAGGGGCTGTTCGCCTCGCGCTTCGACGGCAGCGGGGCCGATGCCAGCACCCTGCTGCTGGTCGAGCTCGGCGTGGTCGAACCGACCGACCAGCGCTTCGTCCGCACGGTCGAGACGCTGCAGCGGCGGCTGACCCGTTCGGGCTTCCTCATGCGTTATGACGAGAATGACGATTTCGGCGCGCCCGAGACTTCCTTCAATATCTGCAGCTTCTGGCTTGCCGATGCCCTGGTCGCCATTGGCCGGCGGGACGAGGCGCGCGCGCTGTTCGAAGCCCTGCTCGCCAGGCGCAACCATGTTGGCCTGTTGTCGGAAGACATCGATCCGGTGACCGGCGAGCTCTGGGGCAATTTCCCGCAGACCTATTCGATGGTCGGCATCATCGTGACAGCCATGCGCCTCTCGCGGGAATGGATCCACTAGGGACGCGTGAACGTTACCGACAGGGCCATGACAGAAGTGGCCCGCGATGGCCGGGCCGATGCCGGCGGTCGGCCCGCGACGAAAGGAGCACAGGCCTAACGGCATCGTCCCGCCCGGCGAGGCGACGCCGCTGTCATTCCGCATCGCAAGCCCGAAAGCCTGAATGTTCATGACCAGATTGCCCCGCATAGCCGTGATCATCACCATCGCCACGATCGTGCTGGCCGGCCTTGTCGTGGCCTTCGTGCCGCTCTCGCAGGGGCTGATCGAGCGCTGGTCGAAGCGCGACCTGGAACTGCGCTCCAGCCTGGTCTTCCGGTCGATCCGCGACCGGGTCGAGCAGGAGATGACAGGCCGGCCGGCGGATCTGGCACCGCTGTTCGAGCGCTTTACCAATGACGAGCGGATCCTGGCGCTCGGGCTTTGCGATAGCAGGGGCAGGCTGGTGGTCGCGACCGGCCAGATGCCGCAGGTGATCACCTGCGCCGCGGTTGGCGACAACGGCACCGAAGCGGGCCGCGCGGTGCGCTTCGCCACCTTCAACAACAGCGGCAATCGCGTCATCGTCGGCGGCTATCCGGTCGGCACCGGCGGCTCCCGGGGCCGGTTGCTCATCGTCCATGAATTGCGTTTCGTCGCCGACCGGGTGCTGGAGGCGCGCTGGTATCTGATCGCCGGCGCGCTGGCCCTGATCCTGCTCGCCGGCACGCTCGCCGCGCTGACCGTCATTCTGCTGCAGCGGCGCCTGATGAAGTCGGTGCTCGCCACCATCAACGACCTGCGCGACGGCCAGCCGAAGGTTCTCGACAAGCCCATCCTGCCGCCGCCGCCGGTGACCACCGAAATCCGCAGCCTGCTGCGCGATTTCCGCGAGAAGATCCGCCTGGAAGACGGCAGCCCGATCGAATGGTCGCCGAAGACCCTGCACGATCTCTTGGACAATGAATTGCCGGATACCGAGGTCTTCGTGGTCTCGAACCGTGAGCCCTATATCCACAATCACGCGGATGGCAGGATCGTCGTCCAGCGGCCGGCCAGCGGTCTGGTTTCAGCGCTCGAACCGGTGATGCGCGCTTGCGGCGGCACCTGGGTCGCCCATGGCAGCGGCACCGCCGACCGGGATACGGTCGACGCGGAGGACCATGTCCAGGTCCCGCCGGGCAGCCCGGCCTACCGGCTCAGGCGCGTCTGGATGACCGATGAGGAGCAGGAGGGTTATTATTACGGCCTGGCCAATGAAGGGCTCTGGCCGCTCTGCCATATCGCCTATGTCCGGCCGATTTTCCGTGAAAGCGACTGGCAGCAATATGTCGCGATCAACCAGCGCTTCGCCGATGCGGTGGTGCGCGAGGCGACCCGGCCCGATCCGGTCATCATGGTCCAGGACTACCATTTCGCCCTGCTGCCGCGGATGATCCGCGAGCAATTGCCCAAGGCGACCATCCTGACCTTCTGGCACATTCCCTGGCCCAATGCCGAGGCCTTCGGCATCTGTCCGTGGAAGGAGGAGATCATCGAGGGCCTGCTCGGCAGCACCGTGCTCGGTTTCCACACCCGGTCGCATTGCAACAATTTCTTCGACACGGTCGACCGCTACATGGAGAGCCGGATCGATCGCGAACAGGCCTCGGTCACCCTTGGCGGCCATGAGACCATGGTCCGGCCCTATCCGATCTCGATCGAATGGCCGCCGGCGGCAATGGAGGGGCAGGCGTCGGTTCCGGACTGCCGCGCCACGGTGATCGCCCATTACGGCCTGCCGGACGATATCCGCATCGGCATCGGCATCGAACGCTTCGACTATACCAAGGGCATTCTCGACCGGCTGCACGCCATGGACGATCTCCTGACGCGTTATCCCGAATGGCTGGGCAAGCTGGTGTTCATCCAGGTGGTGGCGCCGACCCGCACCAAGCTTGCGAGCTATGCGACGCTGCAGGACGACGCCATCCGCTTGACCGAGGAGATCAACCAGCGCCACGGCAGCGAGACCTACAAGCCGATCCTCCTGGTGATCCGTCACCACGAGCCGGACGAGGTCTATCAGCTGTTCCGGGCAGCGGATGTCTGCGTCGTGTCCAGCCTGCATGACGGCATGAACCTGGTGGCCAAGGAATTCGTCGCTTCGCGCGACGACGAGGGTGGCGTGCTGGTGCTGTCGCGTTTTGCCGGCGCGTCCAGCGAACTGGGCGAGGCGCTGATCATCAACCCCTATGACATCCACGGCATGTCGGATGCCATGCACCGGGCGCTGTCCATGCCGGAGGCGGAACGGCGCGAGCGCATGCATCTGATGCGCACCCATGTCCGCGAGCGCAATGTCTATCGCTGGGCCGGCCAGATCCTGCTCGACGCGTCCAGGCTCAGGAAGCGCCAGAAGGTTGCCGATTTCGAGGCCGGCAGCAGTCTGTAGACGTCAGGCCATCCCGGGTTTGCTCGGCCGTCAGCGGCACCAGGCCCGCGCCGCGTAGTCGATCACGTAATGGTCCGGATCGGTGGCGATCGCCGCCATGCCGGCGAGCACCGCCTCGGGTTGGGTGAGCAGCCGGCTCGGCATGGCGCGCATCAGCGGCTCCATTGGCGCCTTGGCTTCGAAGGCGGCCCGGAAGGCCTTGTCGTCGATGAGCGGGGCGATCCGCGGCAGGATGCCGCCGGCGAGCGTCACGCCGCCGGTCGCGGCATAGATCAAGGCGAGATCGCCGGCAAAGCGCCCGATCAGGCGCCAGAACAGCCGCACGCTGTCGCCTTCCGGCCCTTCGGGACCGGCCAGCGCACGCGCCACGACGGCGGCCTGGTCGATCGGTTCGCCGGTGTCCCCGGTTGCGCGGAGGCGGGCGCGATGAAGCCTGGAAAGGCCGTCGCCGGACAGCACGCTCTCGCTGGTGATCCGTCCGCCGACCGGCTCCAGATGTGGCCAGAGCGCCAGTTCGTCCGCGCCGACCGGGCCGAATTCGACATGGCCGGCTTCGCTGGCGATCGCCAGGTAGCGGCCGTCCACAGTGGTCAGAGCCGCCGCGCCGAGGCCGGTTCCGGGACCGAGGATCAGGCGTGGCCCGAGGGGCTGGCCGAGCTCCGGCCCGATGGCCTGGAGGCGATCGGCCGGGAAGGTCGGGATCGACAGGGCGAGCGCTTCGAAATCATGCAGCAGCAGGCCCTGTTCCAGGCCGAGGGCGGCTGCGACCGCCGGTCCGTCGAGCGTCCAGGCGGCATTGGTCAGCTTGACCTCGCGCCCGAGGATCGGGCCGGCGGCGCAGACGATCATCGAGCGGGCCGGGCGGGCCTGTTCCATTGCGGCCACCGCTTCGGCCAGGCCCTGGGCGCTGCGGGTCCCGGCATGGCCGACGGTGGCCGGCGCCGCGCCTGGCCGATCGAGCCGGGCGACACGGATATTGGTGCCGCCGACGTCGCAGATCAGGGCTGGAAGCGGAAATTGCATGGCGGTCTGGCTCGGTGTCGTTCGCGTGGCGCCTGTCCCGGATGTTGTCGGACGCAGGTCGCATCGTCGCAGACAACTATGGCGGCGGCGCGCCGCCGAGGGAACCGCGTCATGGCCATGGGCGGGTCGCGCCAGATGAAGATGTCCCGACCGAACTTATCCGCGCCTCGCGCGTTGTCGGCCGAGGAGTCCGCGTGTGAATCGACCATCTGGCCCGCCTGACCGCGCCGACACCATTGTCGAAACCGACATTCCGGCGCGGCTCGACCGCCTGCCTTGGGGCCGCTTCCACACCCTTGTCGTGGCGGCGCTCGGCATCACCTGGATCCTCGACGGGCTGGAGGTGACGCTTGCCGGCACCTTGTCGGGGGCGCTCAAGGCGAGCCCGGTCCTGCAGTTCACCAACAGCGATATCGGGCTTGCCGGCAGCGCCTATCTCGCCGGCGCGGTGCTGGGCGCGCTGTTCTTCGGCTGGCTGACCGACCGGCTCGGGCGCAAGAAACTGTTCTTCATCACGCTCGGCGTCTATCTCGTGGCGACCGCCGCCACGGCCTTCTCCTGGAACCTGTGGAGCTTCATGCTGTGCCGGTTCGTGACCGGGGCCGGCATCGGCGGCGAATATGCCGCGATCAACTCGACCATCCAGGAACTGATTCCGGCGCGTGTGCGCGGCTGGACCGATCTCGTCATCAATGGCAGCTTCTGGATCGGCGCGGCGCTGGGGGCGGTTGGGGCCATCATATTGCTCGATCCGGCGGTGATCGATCCGGAGTGGGGCTGGCGGGCCGCCTTCCTGACCGGCGCCGCCTTGGCCTTGCTCATCGTTTTCATGCGTCTGTGGCTGCCGGAAAGCCCGCGCTGGCTGATGACCCACGGCCGGGCAGCCGAAGCCGAGGCGATCGTTGCCGGTATCGAGCGGCAGTTGCGCGCCGAAGGTCATGTCATTCCCGACCAGCCCCTGCCCAAGGTCCGGCTCGCCGCGCGCCGGTCGACCCCCTTCGCCGAGGTCGCACACACATTGTTTCAGCGGCATCGCGAGCGCACCGCCGTCGGCCTCGTGCTGATGGCCGCGCAGGCCTTCTTCTACAACGCCATCTTTTTCACCTATGCGCTGGTGCTGACCGATTTCTACGGCATCGCGTCGAGCCAGGTCGGCTGGTACATCCTGCCTTTCGCCGCCGGCAATGTGCTCGGCCCGATCCTGCTCGGGCGATTGTTCGATACGCTCGGCCGCAGGCCGATGATCGTCTTCACCTATGCCATGTCGGGCATTCTGCTGGCCCTGTCGGGTGCCCTGTTCGCCGCTGGCTGGCTGACCGCGCCGATGCAGACGCTGGCCTGGATGGTGATCTTCTTCTTCGCCTCGGCGGCGGCGAGTTCGGCCTATCTGACCGTGAGCGAGACCTTCCCGCTGGAAATCAGGGCACTTGCCATCGCCTTCTTTTATGCCGTCGGCACCGGCGTCGGCGGGGTTGCCGGCCCCTGGCTGTTCGGCGTGCTGATCGATACCGGTTCGCGGGTGTCGCTGCTCGGCGGCTATCTGCTCGGAGCCGCCCTGATGATGGTGGCGGCTGTGGTGATGTGGCGTTATGGCGTAGCGGCGGAGCGGCGGCCGCTGGAAGAGGTCAGCCGGCCCCTGTCGTTTCTCGACTGATGCCGGGCCGCAGCCGTCCGGGAAATCCGGGCTAGCTTCCGGTCGCGGCCGCGCGATCGCGCTTGGCGCCCAGCATCTTGAACAGCCGGTCGCGCCGTGCGGCGACGAAGGTGTCGCGGCCGGCCCGTTTGGCCTCGTAGAGCGCCTCGTCGGCGAGTGACAGCAAAAGCCGGGTGTCGCGACCGACCCGCTTCGACCATTCGGCAAGCCCGACGCTGACCGTGATGCGCAGCGCCTCGCCCTCCCAGTCCAGCCATTGCTCGCGCGAACTCTCCACCAGCGCGCGGGCAACCGCCTCGGCGGCCTCCAGGGTGGTCGCCGGCAGGATGACGCAGAACTCGTCGCCGCCGGTGCGCGCCAGCAGGTCATGGCCGCGCAGCCTGAGCAGCGCGCCGTCGGTGAACTGGCGCAGGCAGGCATCGCCCGCCTGGTGACCAAAGCGGTCGTTGATGCCCTTGAACCCGTCGAGGTCGATGGCCAGCAACACGAAAGGATGGCCGGTGCGGTTCGAGCGCGAACACTCCTCGTCGAGCCGCTGGATGAACCGGCGCCGGTTGGCGACGCCGGTCAGGTCGTCGAGCACGGCCAGATGGATGATCTCGCTTCTGAGCCGGTCGATGGTCATCAAGAGGAAGCCGAAATTCCACACCATGGCGCCGAACAGGGTGGTCAGCAGAAATGCCGACTGGATGCCGTTGAAGGTGAGGAAGCTCAACGGTCCGCCGATGCCGGTCACCGCCAGCGCCGCGCGCGCGATGTCGCCGACGAGCACGAAGCCCATGGCGGAGGCGGCCAGCATCATGCCGGGCGTGCGGCGCCCTTCGCGCCGGCTCAGCAGATCCGCCATGGCGAAGCCGAGCGGAATGCACTGGCCGGCGGAATAGATGACGATCCTGGCTGCCATGTCGTCCTGCCAGACGGTGAACAGGGCCAGTGCCGCCAGCGACGCCAAGGTGATGGCGGCGGTCGCGAGCCAGGGCCGCTTCTCGCCGAGAAACTGGCGCGTGCCGACCCAGCTCATGCAGGACGCCAGGATCAAAAGGCCGTTGCCGACAAGGATCGACCCGAGTCCGGCGGTCTCGCCGCGCAGCATGGAGGCGCCGGCGCCGGCCGAGGCGATGAAGGCGCCAGCCATCCAGATGCGGCCGGCCGCAAGCTTTGGATGGGCGCGGATGACGAACAGCCAGACCAGCCCGATCGCCAGGCAGTTGGCCAGGATGACGACGTAGAGCGTCGGAACGTCAACTGTCATGGTATCGCTTCCGGCCCCTGCCGCGAGCGTCTCCCTGTCGCTCGCACAAGGACGCTCCGCTGGCAAGACAATCCCCTGCAGGCTGTCATCCATAGCGCGGATATATTAACAGCGGGTCAGGACCGAGCGCGACGGAAAACCGGCGCGGCATCGCCAAGGGGAGACAGCCAGGGTGTCCATCATCATTGCCGGCGGCGGCATAGGCGGCCTGATCACTGCGCTCGCATTGCACCAGAAGGGTATTGCGGCGAGCCTGCATGAACAGGTGGGCGAGATCCGTCCGCTCGGCGTCGGCATTAACCTCTTGCCCCATGCGGTGCGGGTGCTGACCGGGCTCGGCCTTGCCGACCGACTTGCCGCGGCGGCCGTGCGCACCAGGGAATTGACCTATTTCAACAAGCTGGGCCAGTTGATCTGGAGCGAGCCGCGCGGTCTCGACGCCGGTTATGACTATCCGCAATTCTCCATCCATCGGGGAACCCTGCAGACCATTCTGCTGGAGGAGGCGGTGGCGCGGCTCGGGCCCGAGCGCATCCGGCTCGGCGAACGTTTCGCCGGCGCCACCGAGACATCGGACGGCAAGGTCGAGGCCCGCTTCACCGGCCGCAACGGTGACGAGGTCGCCAGACGCCAGGCCGACGTGCTGATCGGCGCCGACGGCATTCATTCGGCGGTCCGGGCGGCGCTATATCCCGGCGAGGGCGCGCCGATCTGGAACGGCCGCGTGCTGTGGCGCGCGATCACCGAGGATTTCCGCCCCTTCCTGTCCGGCCGGACCATGATCATGGCTGGCCACCAGGATCGGAAATTCGTCTGCTATCCCCTGACCACCAGCCCTGACGGGGCCGGACCGGTGCGGATCAACTGGATCGCCGAATTGTCGTTCGACCGCTCCAAGGGCTGGCGCCGCGAGGATTGGGATCGCACCGCCCGGCTCGAGGACATCGCTCCGCTGTTCGCCGACTGGCGTTTCGACTGGCTGGACATTCCAGCCCTGATGGCGGGCGCCCAGACCATCTACGAATATCCGCTGGTCGACCGCGACCCGTTGGAACGCTGGTCGTTCGGCCCGGTCACGCTGATGGGCGATGCCGCCCATCCGATGTATCCGATCGGCTCGAACGGCGCCTCGCAGGCGATCCTCGACGCCGAGGCGCTGGCCAATGCCATTGCCAGGCTCGGGCCGACGCCCGAAGCCTTGCTCGCTTATGAGGCCGAGCGCCGGCCGCCGACCTCGGCGATCGTCCTGGCCAATCGCGGCAATGGCCCGGAGCAGGTGATGCAGCTTGCCGAGGAGCGGGCGCCCCATGGTTTTGCCGACGTTCACGACGTCATCAGCCGCGCCGAACTGGAGGATATTTCGGCGCGCTACAAACAGGTCGCCGGCTTCTCCCGCGACAAGGTCAACCGGCCCTCCGGCGGCTGACTGGAGACCAGGCGCTATCCCGTCAGCGTCTCGGCCCGGCGGACGGCCGGAAACAGCTTCATCCAGATGAGCGCCACCAGCACCGTGCCGACGCCGCCGATAACACCGGCGGGCACGGCGCCGATCAGGCCGGCGACCATGCCGGACTCGAATTCGCCGAGCTGGTTCGACGTGCCGATGAACAGCGAATTCACCGCATTGACCCGGCCGCGCATCTCGTCCGGCGTCGACAGCAGCACCAGCGAATTGCGGATCACCACGCTGACATTGTCGGCCGCTCCCATGATCGCCAGCGCGACGAGCGAGAGAACGAGATTGCTCGAGAGCGAAAAGACGATGGTGGCGAGCCCGAACGTGATGACGGCGGCGAACATCTTCAGGCCGACCCGCGACTGCATCGACAGCCGCATCAGGACGACTGACATGGCGATCGCGCCGACCGCCGGTGCCGAGCGCAACAGGCCGAGGCCCCAGGGGCCGGTGTCCAGGATATCGCGGGCGAAGATCGGCAGCAGCGCGGTGATGCCGCCGAGCAGCACGGCGAACAGGTCGAGCGAGATGGTGCCGAGGATCAACGGCCGGCTGCGAATGAACAGGACGCCGGAGAACACCGAATGGAAGGTGATCGGCTCGCGGCTGGGCGCCGCGCGTTCGACCTTGATGAGCGCGGTCGCGACCGAGGCCGCGGCGAGGCAGAAGGCCGCCAGGCCAAGCGGCAGGCCGGCGCCGAGGGCATAGAGCAGGCCGCCGACCGAGGGGCCGATAATGGTGGCGGTCTGCATGGCCGAGGACGAGATCGCCAGAGCGCGCGACAGCAGATCGACCGGCAGCAGGGCCGGCAGGAGAGCCGAAAAGGTCGGATGCTCGAACGAGCGGGCAGCACCGAGCACCGCGACCGCCGCGAAGATGGCGGGCACCGTCAGCCAGTCCTCGATCACGCCAAGGGTGACCACGGCCAGCGTCGCGGCTTCGATCACCTGGCACAGCATGACGATGCGGCGCCGGTCGAAGCGGTCGGCGACATGGCCGACCACGAAGGTCAGGAGCACCATCGGTACGAACTGGGCGAGCCCGATCAGGCCGAGGTCATAGGCGCTGCCGGTCTTGGCATAGACATGCCAGCCGATCGCCACCGCGGCGATCTGGTAGCCG
This portion of the Phreatobacter stygius genome encodes:
- a CDS encoding ROK family protein, whose amino-acid sequence is MTGPAAIGIDIGGTAIKLGLVTGEGKVLARRRFAYAAMASFDHLAGMLVEAVGAMAAETSHDVAAIGIAAPGHARPGDGLMIDGTSNVPLLRDRSLAAALKDRLNRPVVTLNDGAAAAYGELHFGAGRGLERFVLMTFGTGVGGGVVIAGQVIRGNEGEPPEIGAMVLDAGARPGTFEAFASAAGFSAAYRDAGGPAEVPPEQIFARAAAGEATANLALDATCRRIAQACGTMINLLNLEACLLGGGIAAAGAPLRDRVASHLTDFAWPFLCERTTIAVAATGQDAGVLGAGAWALDRRLIA
- a CDS encoding glucokinase, with product MQFPLPALICDVGGTNIRVARLDRPGAAPATVGHAGTRSAQGLAEAVAAMEQARPARSMIVCAAGPILGREVKLTNAAWTLDGPAVAAALGLEQGLLLHDFEALALSIPTFPADRLQAIGPELGQPLGPRLILGPGTGLGAAALTTVDGRYLAIASEAGHVEFGPVGADELALWPHLEPVGGRITSESVLSGDGLSRLHRARLRATGDTGEPIDQAAVVARALAGPEGPEGDSVRLFWRLIGRFAGDLALIYAATGGVTLAGGILPRIAPLIDDKAFRAAFEAKAPMEPLMRAMPSRLLTQPEAVLAGMAAIATDPDHYVIDYAARAWCR
- a CDS encoding alpha,alpha-trehalose-phosphate synthase (UDP-forming) — its product is MTRLPRIAVIITIATIVLAGLVVAFVPLSQGLIERWSKRDLELRSSLVFRSIRDRVEQEMTGRPADLAPLFERFTNDERILALGLCDSRGRLVVATGQMPQVITCAAVGDNGTEAGRAVRFATFNNSGNRVIVGGYPVGTGGSRGRLLIVHELRFVADRVLEARWYLIAGALALILLAGTLAALTVILLQRRLMKSVLATINDLRDGQPKVLDKPILPPPPVTTEIRSLLRDFREKIRLEDGSPIEWSPKTLHDLLDNELPDTEVFVVSNREPYIHNHADGRIVVQRPASGLVSALEPVMRACGGTWVAHGSGTADRDTVDAEDHVQVPPGSPAYRLRRVWMTDEEQEGYYYGLANEGLWPLCHIAYVRPIFRESDWQQYVAINQRFADAVVREATRPDPVIMVQDYHFALLPRMIREQLPKATILTFWHIPWPNAEAFGICPWKEEIIEGLLGSTVLGFHTRSHCNNFFDTVDRYMESRIDREQASVTLGGHETMVRPYPISIEWPPAAMEGQASVPDCRATVIAHYGLPDDIRIGIGIERFDYTKGILDRLHAMDDLLTRYPEWLGKLVFIQVVAPTRTKLASYATLQDDAIRLTEEINQRHGSETYKPILLVIRHHEPDEVYQLFRAADVCVVSSLHDGMNLVAKEFVASRDDEGGVLVLSRFAGASSELGEALIINPYDIHGMSDAMHRALSMPEAERRERMHLMRTHVRERNVYRWAGQILLDASRLRKRQKVADFEAGSSL
- a CDS encoding glycoside hydrolase family 15 protein, with amino-acid sequence MAPPQLAVIGNSAIAALIDDKARVLWTCWPRIDSDPLFSALLGGADPQRGLMSVELDGMVATRQAYERNTAVLTTLMTAADGSAIRVTDFAPRFKQYDRIFRPPMLMRRIEPVAGNPRIRVLMRPTFAYGRLDGTVVPGSNHVRYVSEAGSVRLTSDIPVAYLSAEAKFAPTKPVTLIVHADETFPSSIEEVWWSFLRQTRQYWLDWARYLSVPYEWQEAVIRAAITLKLCSCEETGAVVAALTTSIPESPRSGRNWDYRFCWLRDAYFTVHALNKLGATLTMERFLDYVRTVIATETGPRLKPVYAIVPEHSLDEWIADALPGFNGDGPVRIGNAAAEQAQHDVAGSLILAASHMFYDCRLPKMGDATLFHELEALGETAAAMAFEPDAGIWEYRGRKAIHTHSAAMCFAACDRLAKIAHKLALSQRETYWQAHASRIRETILARAWNEKEGLFASRFDGSGADASTLLLVELGVVEPTDQRFVRTVETLQRRLTRSGFLMRYDENDDFGAPETSFNICSFWLADALVAIGRRDEARALFEALLARRNHVGLLSEDIDPVTGELWGNFPQTYSMVGIIVTAMRLSREWIH
- the otsB gene encoding trehalose-phosphatase is translated as MANLWPDHPAGPSADHLARLIAATPADFALYFDVDGTLIDIAETPEQVTAPADLAGDLAALQRRLGGAVAVVTGRRLAEVEAILAPIRVIGSGMHGLEFLGVAETRHQAASAGAVGPEAWGTLLPRSLVDGVVRLAASIPGLRLEQKGPILTVHYREIPSVGARVEAALAVLLADHGDGYHLKTGRAVVELIPNGTSKGTAIARIMATAPFAGRRPIMIGDDHADEDAFAVARAAGGFGLTVAGEHFNRGDEPFRGAAHVRSWIAGLNAGLAQ